A single genomic interval of Armigeres subalbatus isolate Guangzhou_Male chromosome 1, GZ_Asu_2, whole genome shotgun sequence harbors:
- the LOC134208716 gene encoding tRNA (cytosine(38)-C(5))-methyltransferase-like, whose amino-acid sequence MTLDGIEYRVLELFSGIGGMHYAIKRSGKCYKVMAAIDINPVANTIYNHNFGADQAMSRNILSLTPERIRKLDVNVILMSPPCQPFTRNGNFKDVDDRRADPFVHLCDLLGNIPTVQFILLENVKGFERSQACELYKTKLSDAGFYFKEYILSPHNFNVPNTRHRYYCVAKRTAFSSTDTQIVTEPSPRHIQPPISIGDIVEPESENLNRYLLKDDLLRKRLAIMDICTPDSTNSMCFTKAYTHYAEGTGSVYSPLGKTDFDAIYKQAELALDENDRLGLLRRLKVRYFTPTEVARLMSFPDDFQFPNESTDKQRYRVLGNSINVLVVSSLFDEMD is encoded by the exons ATGACTCTCGACGGCATCGAATATCGAGTGCTGGAACTGTTCAGTGGAATAGGAGGCATGCATTATGCCATCAAAC GTTCCGGAAAATGCTACAAGGTGATGGCCGCAATAGACATCAACCCAGTGGCCAATACTATCTACAATCACAACTTTGGTGCAGATCAAGCGATGAGCAGAAACATTCTCAGTTTAACTCCGGAACGTATAAGAAAGCTTGACGTGAATGTAATTCTCATGTCGCCTCCGTGTCAGCCTTTCACCCGAAATGGCAATTTCAAAGACGTTGATGATAGACGAGCTGATCCATTCGTGCATTTGTGTGATTTGCTTGGCAATATCCCAACTGTGCAATTCATACTTCTTGAAAATGTGAAAGGTTTCGAACGATCTCAGGCATGTGAACTTTACAAGACAAAACTTTCTGATGCTGGGTTTTACTTCAAAGAGTATATACTTTCACCTCATAACTTCAACGTTCCCAATACTCGCCATCGCTACTACTGTGTGGCCAAACGAACTGCATTTAGCAGCACTGACACGCAAATAGTGACTGAACCATCGCCGCGGCACATCCAGCCGCCGATATCTATCGGCGATATTGTGGAACCGGAGTCCGAAAATCTAAATCGATATCTGTTGAAAGACGATTTGCTTCGCAAAAGACTAGCAATTATGGACATTTGCACACCAGACTCCACCAACTCGATGTGCTTTACCAAAGCGTACACTCACTACGCTGAAGGGACAGGTTCAGTGTACAGCCCACTGGGCAAAACGGATTTCGATGCTATCTACAAACAGGCTGAGCTTGCACTCGATGAAAATGACCGGTTGGGCCTACTGAGGAGGCTGAAAGTGCGGTACTTCACACCGACAGAGGTCGCCAGGCTGATGTCATTTCCTGATGATTTTCAGTTTCCGAAtgaaagcacagacaaacagcgTTACCGAGTGCTTGGGAACAGTATCAATGTGTTGGTTGTAAGTTCGCTGTTTGATGAGATGGATTAA